The region GCCGGCGGGCTGCGCGAGCACTGCGCACCCGGCGAAAACAACGCGCACGAGCGGCTCGAGGGCTTCGCCGAGGACGTTCTCGAGAGCTACCACCGCCGCGACGAACCCGGCGTCGAAGCGACCAGCGGCCTCAGCCCGCACCTGCGGTTCGGCGAGATCAGCCCGCTGCAGATCTGGCACCGGCTGCACGCCGCACTGCCGCGCGAGGCGCAGGCCAATGCGGCGAAGTTCCTGGGCGAGGTGGGCTGGCGGGAGTTCAACTACAACATCCTCTTCAACTTCCCCGAACTGCACGAGCGCAACTACCGCTCGGCGTTCGACGCCTTCCCGTGGGCCGACACCCCCGAGTGGGAGATCGACGCCTGGCGTCAGGGCAAGACCGGTGTGCCGCTCGTCGACGCCGGCATGCGCGAGCTGTGGCACACGGGCACCATGCACAACCGCGTGCGCATGGTCACCGCCAGCTTCCTGATCAAGAACCTGCTCGTCGACTGGCGCGTCGGCGAGGCCTGGTTCTGGGACACGCTCGTCGACGCCGACGAAGCGAACAATCCGGCGAACTGGCAGTGGGTCGCGGGCAGCGGTGCGGATGCCGCGCCCTACTTCCGCGTGTTCAATCCGGTTCTGCAGGCCCAGAAGTTCGATAAGGGCGGACGCTACATCCGGCGTTGGGTGCCCGAGCTCGAGGCCGGCGAGTACCCGCTCGAGCCCATCGTCGACCTCGCCCAGTCCCGCCGCGACGCCCTGAAGGCCTACGACACGATGAAGGCCACGTCGGGCTAGACGGTTGCGGCGGCTCCTCCGCGCGACCCAGAATGCAGGAACCAACTACGAGGAGGTTTGTGCCATGCCCACCCAACTCAACCCGTACCTGAGTTTCCGCGACAACGCGCGCGAGGCCATGGAGTTCTACAAGTCGGTCTTCGGTGGCGAACTCACCGTCAGCACCTTCGGTGAATTCGGCATGGACGAGGACCCCAGCGAGAAAGACAAAGTCATGCACTCCCAGCTGGAGAGCCCGAACGGGCTCGTGCTGATGGGCGCCGACACTCCGAACTCGATGGACTACACGGTGGGCACGAGCATCTCGGTGTCGCTCAGCGGCGACGACGACGCCGAGCTGCACGGCTACTGGGACAAGCTGATCGAGGGCGGCGATGTGCAGCAGCCGCTCGAGAAGGCCCCGTGGGGCGACAGTTTCGGCATGTGTGCCGACAGGTTCGGCGTGAACTGGATGGTGAACATCGCCGGAGCGGGCGCCTGACTAGAGGGCCAGCAGCACGCGCTCCGTCGGGGAGCCCTGCGGCGCGGGGATGTCGATGCGGGACGACCCCGCGGCGAGCGTCACGACGTTCACGCCCGCGAATTTCGGGTGTTCGGCGACGGTCGCCTTGCCGAGCAGACCGAGGGCGATGATCGTGCGCGAACGGGAGACGACCGGAGCGCCGCCACGCACGATCCACTCACGCCGGCCGATGATGTGCAGTTCGGTATCGCTGATACCGACCGCGCAACCGTGCAGCGTCGGCCGAGCCACCAGGTCGAGGAGGCGTGCCGCCGTGGTCCTGCTCGCGATAGCCTCACGCCCGCGGGCCGCAACGAGCCGCACGTCGGGCTCGCGACGCACGAGGTCGCGGAAGGAGGTGACGATGAGAGCGTCTTTTTTGCCCAGATCGTCGAGGCCGAGCGTGGGCAACGCGGCGAGCGCGGCACGGCCCCGGGTCGGTGCCGCGCGGTGTGCCAGCTCGCGCAGCTGGTCGACCAGCGCCGTCACCGAGTCGTTCGACGAACCGTTGTAGGCAACGCTCACGACGTCGCCGG is a window of Conyzicola nivalis DNA encoding:
- a CDS encoding cryptochrome/photolyase family protein, coding for MTDQRPSIVWLRDDLRLADNPALTAAVTRDAPMVVVYLLDEESRGIRPLGGASKWWLHHSLDSLGADIAARGGTLVLRRGAAEVEIPKLVSETDAGAVFWNRRYGRSRDIDAALKTSLRDDGREVESFRANLLFEPWTITTQEGNPYRVYTQFWKSCLEQGVARDPLDAPTSIRGFEAASDDLDDWALLPTRPDWAGGLREHCAPGENNAHERLEGFAEDVLESYHRRDEPGVEATSGLSPHLRFGEISPLQIWHRLHAALPREAQANAAKFLGEVGWREFNYNILFNFPELHERNYRSAFDAFPWADTPEWEIDAWRQGKTGVPLVDAGMRELWHTGTMHNRVRMVTASFLIKNLLVDWRVGEAWFWDTLVDADEANNPANWQWVAGSGADAAPYFRVFNPVLQAQKFDKGGRYIRRWVPELEAGEYPLEPIVDLAQSRRDALKAYDTMKATSG
- a CDS encoding VOC family protein; the protein is MPTQLNPYLSFRDNAREAMEFYKSVFGGELTVSTFGEFGMDEDPSEKDKVMHSQLESPNGLVLMGADTPNSMDYTVGTSISVSLSGDDDAELHGYWDKLIEGGDVQQPLEKAPWGDSFGMCADRFGVNWMVNIAGAGA